From the genome of Prunus persica cultivar Lovell chromosome G8, Prunus_persica_NCBIv2, whole genome shotgun sequence:
TcatttcttttctatgaaaaagtttaagtttaaaatttttcaCTCCTCAAATGTTGTaaatcaaaaataatattacagtTGAATGAGCTTAGAAAATAGggggggtttctcacacacatacaACCAAGATACCATGGGAATTCGAAATTGAGACTTCTAGTTTACAAATCAAAGTCATTTTTCACTGAACTAGACCCCGTTAGCATCAAAGTTAAACTAAACATTAACCTCGACATAAGAGAATAATCACTCACATAAGTgcttttttcacaactttttaaCCTTTCCAAAATATTCCACTAATTAAGTTGGCATGCATGGTATATTTGAGTGAACTATCTATGTATCTTGTTGGGCATCAGATTCCTTAAAGCAAAGACAGTTGGCAGCAGAGGCTCATATTGTGATCACCTTACCTAAAGATTGAACTAATTGTAGACAAAACAAGTAACAAACAATCCATATATATGACCATGAAAgcagagaaaaagagaaaataaaaggaaatatatatatatgaacataAAATAGGGCGaagtaaaggaaaaaaacaaaagaaaaccagagGCTAGGAAAGAGATGGTAGTGTATGAACATGGGAGTTGGGAAAGTTACATCAAAATGATAAAGAGATGATGAAGTGGGCATCGATGAGGAAGTGAGCATAATATGGGGCTCAAAACCGAAAGGGCAAAATACCATAGGATATTTCAAGGAATATCCTATGTGTTTAGGACTCTGTCACGTTTCTGGCCATTCAATTCTTTTCCTCCTTTTTATCTTCCTCTCTCACCCTCTAACCCTCCCATCCCATGACATCTACGCCACTTGCACTTATTGACATTACAGCCACTTGATAACAAATAATAGGGCTTCGATGCGATTGGTGTACAGTACTGattctttcttcttaaaaTTGTCGGCTTCTTTGCAAGAAACTTATaactcaagtgattaagatTATTTATCTTTATACATCCGACTCCCAAGCAATGATAGAATGCACATCTAGGCCATTCAttctaaatatttttcaattcttATATAAATCATCGTCCATCCATatatacaatttatttatttatagtggCTATGGTATAAAGCATCAGACTTTTCTCAAGAACAATCACAGGATTATTGTTGTTTCCCAGCACTGGAAAGTTCCAATATTCATGACCTTATCACTGGGAATTTAAAGTTTACCATTAAAGAAACAAGAATACAGtgactaatttttttaataaagaaaaaaaatcaaagaaaataatgactAATTTAATCACAAGAATATCACTAATACCAAAAAGTTGTTATTTGGGCGAAGGATGTAGCCCTTTATAAAGTCCTAATTTAACGCGTCCCCTCTACAAACACGTATACATGTCGCAATTCCCCAAGTACATATTATGTAGAATGAAATGGATGGGACATATCGCACAATCTCAGCTTTGAGGAAGATTTACAACAAAGTTCATTTAATTAGGTTCtaatttcttaaaaagaaGTTAATAATAGTGTCCTGCCCATTTGCCGACGGAGTTTAACTCAAAAGACTATTGTATTAACTTATAGATCAGTGGTATTATGTTTGAATTCCAATAACATATTGTCATTGTAAATaagtaagaaattaaagaggaGTAGTAGAAAATACATGAAGTCCGCATATACAAACAGAAATTCTCCTATGCGAACGTATAGACGTTTTTATCGTGCAAAAGTAGCATTCACATGATAATAACGTCCGCATAGAAGAAGAACGAAGGAAAACAGATTGGACAGTTTTAGTCCAACCCTATGTTTGACAATACGgcatatttatttagttaaaaataagaatattgTATTTACTACCTTGTAGCATCCATAGTTTGTGTTGgttattattttgttgttgctgtcGACAACAATGGATGTTGTGTTGCATATGCATGCTCTCTTTTGTTGTTTGGCTACAAgtacaactacatcaacttgATTGAAGAAGCCATTAGCACCAGAATTACTGCTACACGTGGAACTTGAAAATAACAGTTGAACATGTTTGTATAACGATGTAGATTGTTTTTGGTGAGCCGGCTTCATTCCATGGTAGATTGTTTACTAACATCGGTCTGCAAGTGCAAGATATCATCCAAATCATATAACAagctatttaatttaatttcttgttttcttgttaATGGTTGCCGGGTCGGGGCTAATGGAAGAGGAGAAGACTTTCTTCACTTGTATGCATAACATCACATTTGACGACTTTCTTCACTCCTATGCATAACATTCCTTACAAACTCTCATACATAGAAAATATAGAATAGAAGCCAACATAACATCTTCATATGATTAAGCTCAAGAACATATCAGATTTAATGAGTCTGCTTGCTACCACATCTAAAACATtcattcatttcattttcagtGTTGTACGTAAACTGTCAGAGGCTCAAGAAGAACTATAAATTGTGAttgtaatttcattttatttttacaggTAGTGGAATAGCATGGATCACAGGGGGAACCAAAGCTGGAACCTGTACAGGAATTTTCCTCTTCAGGTCATGTAAAGTCAGTGATATATAAGAAGAACTTCTGCCGGCAACCCAAACAGTTTCTCAAATGTTGGATGAATCCCTATGAGGTAACCATTGATTCAATTGAAGTTTTTAAACATTCAGTAGGCACCACTAAGGCAGTACGACTAAATGGCATCGTAGTTTTAAAATTcaagcaaataaaagaaagaagagattgTGATACAGTTTCCTCACCTTGTTTCCATCATCATCAACTAGCCCATGATTGTTTCAActcctttgtttttgtcaaaagaaaaattctcgACTGCAACTTTGGCCGACAAGGAAGGAACAAGCTTGCTCTCTCAGGGGACACCCGCCTCTTGGAGTTCAGAAAATTGATCTCGGGTGGCGTAGTGGCATAGCTTGGTGAAAGGGGCCATCCAAATCAAAAAGTTCCACATCTAGCAATGGAGGTTCTTCCGTGGCATCAAACGCAGGTATCTCTGCCCCATTTTTACAAGGGCTGTAAGTGAAGTTATTGGTAAACAGAAACtgataaaacaagaaaaagtcCTCTCCATTTCATTCAGGTTCACTAGTTTGAAgcttgacagagtttgttgttGTTTCAACATTGCTCGTGAATCCCACGTAGGGTTATTAGATGCAATAAAATTAGCAACCTAGGAAGTCAAGAAACTTAAAATATGACTTGGTTATTAGATGACATCACAAGTATCTTGCATAACAAGCATTCAACATTGTTGTATTTCGGGAAAATGCATTACAACTGGTGGCAACATTTGATGCTTCAAATTTAATGAATTTGCTCACTACAGAAAGTTCAACTAAAACTACATAATTATAAAGGACACAAGCTTTTCTACATATTACCATAAAGCAAACCTTAAATCTCACAACTATTGGACTGAAAGAACAAAACTTTATAAGGCTTCCACCTCTTCCAAGCTTGAATGGATACAGGAAATAGAAGTAAAAAGAAAGTgaacaaaagaaacagaaaggaATAGCAAGACAAATTTTTTGCAGCAAATTGCACGAAATCATAGCTGCTGGTCAAGAATAGGGTCTCTAGCAGTTCTTGGAGATCCAATATATTCAGACACACCAGAAACATAATCCTTCAACCAGGAAGTGCTGCGTGTCAACCATCCTGTTTCTTCTCGTTCTTGTACTTGAAGCATgctcttcctttcttcttccacCAGTATCTCTAACCATCTCTTGGCCATGAAAACCTTGACAGCTTCCACACCTTGTTGAACTACGTCCGGGGGTGGAAGCACAAGAGGGTTCCCATCCACATTAAGTTTGGTCAAATTGTCCAGGCGGCCAAAAGTATCTGGAAGAGCATGAATCTGATTGTTGCTGAGGTCAAGTTCCTTGAGGTTGGTTAAATCACCGAAAGTGTCGGGCAGCTCTGTGAGATCGGTAAAATTACTGCagagattgaggatttgaAGATTGGTCAACCGGCCAAAGGCTAGAGGAAGGCCGCGGAGCTCATTGAAGTGAGCATCCAAGTAGCGCAAGGACCTCAACTCACAGACAGAGGTGGGAAGGGAACGTATTTTGTTTAATTGGATAGAAAGCTTCTGTAGATTGACCAACTCAAAACCAATGTTGGTTGGCAAGTATGTGAGGCCGTTGAAGCTCACATCCAACTCCACCAATGACCTAACCACATTTCGCAAAACCAAACTACTAATCATTCCATTTCTCACTCactcatacacacacacaactcAGTCTTACTTattgttatattgtaataattaaagaaaaacaagatacaagctttacaattttttagaatttacCTGCATTGACAGATAGAGTCAGGAAGGGCACTTAGCTTGTTCCCATAGGCACTCAGGACCTTCAAATTCTGCAACATCCCGATTGAGTCTGGCAGTGCCTCCAGAAGATTCGAAGACAAATTTAGCTCTTCAAGCTTCTCTAATCCAGCTATTGAATCAGGAATTACCTgttcaaaattgatttttttttccttaattcaATATTAACaagttaattaaatcaaatcaaaccaaatgaaatgaaatctaACCTGGAGTTCATTATTGGAAAGATCGAGCATAAGCAAACCGCGAATCCGGCCAAAGGCCTCGGGCAAGAACCGCAACCGCCGACCGGAGAGGTTGACCCTGTCCAGCTCGGTTCCGGAGGCCTCCTGTAGAATCCCAACCACCTCCTCATGGACTTGGTCGCTGGTGAaaccctcctcctccaccttgTCATCTTCGACGATGACGCCGGCCTCGGCCGACTCGTAAATCTTGACGAGCCTCTGCTCGGCGTCCTTGAGAAGCTTCTCGTAGGCGGAGTGCAACTCATCCAGCTGCACAATCGCCTTGTAACCTTGTTTCTCCTTCTCCGCCGACTCGCGGCACTCCTGCTCTCTCTCCGCAAGGTGGGCCCGCCACTGGAGTCGGTCGACGTCAGCAGGGCGGGGCGAGAGAACGAGCTCCTCTAGCTTCTTTGCCAAATCGGAATCGACGGCGGCGAGCCTGGCCTTGGAAACGTCGACGGCCTCGTGGTCGGGGCGGTCGCCGAGGGTTTTGAGAACGGAGCGGGTCTGGGAGACGTCGGAGATGGCCCGGGTCATGGAGGCGAGGACCTTGGGGTCGGACAAGTGAGGCATGTGGTCAACGATCGTGGTttgagaggaggaggaggatggaTCGGTGGAGGATTTGGATGGTGGTTGTGGGTGGGCGTCGATGTGGATGGAATGGAGGTCAGAGGCGATGGGGGTGGTGGGTGCGGTGTGCTTGGTCCCCAAGGAGGGGAGGCGGTTCATGACGTAGGAGAGGATGGGGAAGTTGGACGGGTTGGGATCCATTTGGGTCGTGTCGGAGGAGGAGAAAGTTGAgtggattgattgattgagtttgagaaacacagagagagagagagatagagtgGTGAGGAGAGGAGAGTTGAGAGTTGTGAAGAATGAAAATGGGATGAGTAATTAACGTCGTTTCGTTTGTGAAGAAGGTATGCCCGATTTTGGATATGGGTTTTTGAGGGCGTAGATAACGGAATTAATGACGGACTTGACGAGGTCAGGTTTGAATTTGAGAAGCTCATCGTGGGgtggggaggagagagagactgtACTGGAGtatgaatataaaattagATTACAAGTGTCCAAAATGAAAATCTCATCGTGGCTTTTGCTCATACAGACTCATGTCCAAGGGCTGATCCACGTTAAGGCTACACTGGACTCCAGCCCAGTGATGAGTATtgtgaaaatgaaattaggCTTAATTGTATAACTCAATCCAGGCAAATCAAAATAGTAGCCCACCCCAATGTAAAGAAATCACCACAGACAGATACCATCTAGACAGCCCAACGTGAGCATCCTTATTAAAAATTCATACAGCCTCAACCACTACTTTAGACCTGTTTATGCCCGAAACAACCATCAATGAGAGCCTGACACATGGACAGATTGGGCATCGGTAGGGAAGCCCTCGGCACCCACACTTGCCGATCTCACGGTCAAAACCCCAATCACCCACCGGACACGTGGCGCACTCAAAGTAAATATCtacagtcccacatcgaaattCTACACAACTTGCACACCTTCCAAGGTCTATAAAAGGAGCACAATTCCCCAAAATGGAGGTAATCTGAACTCTTGGCATACTGCCTATAGGCCTGTTCAGTTCGCTTACTAAATCCGTACTTACTTAAGCATCGAAGAGCTTTCGGTCAGTACCACACTAGTGCCCTAGGTCTTACCGAGTGAATACTCTTCTGGCAGGATTCACCTCTGCGAGGTCCAGCAAAATCAGAAGGCCTAGACATCACTAAGTTGAGCCCAAAAGTGCTCAAGATAGACCTATTCCAATGAATTCTTCGTCTAGATAGACCTATCCCCTTCagatcattaaaaaaaatagaccaATCCCGACGAATTTTTCTTACATGATTTGAcattcttattattttattttgaggaGGATAATGCTTCCCTCCTTGCCTATAAGAAGGAATTTCTCCTTACCTATTAACGAGGCTCAACCACAATCTGACACGTGTCTCTCTttctataattaattaaaatgaaaaataaatacacctttaaaaataataataataaaaaagaactgTGAGTTTGTGATTGAGTCACATTATTAGTAGGTAAGGAGGAGTCCCTCTTATTAACAAATGAGGGAAGCATTATCATTTTGAAGCTATCTGAAGCTTGGCACAGTAAAAGGCATAGAGAAAAAAGATAATCTGACATGTATGTAAAAATGATTcatcaaaaacataaaaaagagaATCCCATGCGTTGTAGTCTTCAAATTTTGAAGCCAAGCATGGCCATGAGACTGAGAACCGTTGCACAAGCAACGGCAAGGAGGCCTCTCTCTTTCATGATCACCTGGAACAAGTAGATTGCGACATCAGCGGTGATGAGCTTCCCGCGTCGAACCAAAACCCGACGACGATTCCCGGCAAATGTTAGCAGCACAAGCACTGTGATCCACGCCATCATGGTCGTCCGTGCCGCGATCACAACCAATGCTAGTACCATCAACGCTCCCAGAACTGGGAGTAAGAGGACTGTGATGTGGTCGTTGTAGAACAGGAGGACCCACAGAGATGCCAAGAAAGACAGCAAGAACGTCGTGGTTGCAGCTGCTTGTGTTCTGGACAAAATCATGGCTGAGGCTGAGGCTGAGGCTGGGGGATGGGTGAAAACGAAGGAAGGATCGATCACCAGGATGGCTGAGGCTGCTTGTGTTGGGGTTGGTTTTTAGTTGTGTTGATTATTTTAGTTGAATTGGAAATAATGAAGGATGTGCGCGCACATGGGTGGGTTGGCAATGGGCCAATGGCATGGCAGATGAACCTACCAACCAAACCAACCAAGCTCAATCACATTATAGCGTCCGTTGAGCCAACTTAATGATGGTGGACCTTAATTTGCCAGCGGCCcctgtatatgtatatatatacacaattcATTCATTGCCTTGCTTCAGTCAGAGCTGGAGATAGACGCATACAGAAGAAATggacc
Proteins encoded in this window:
- the LOC18768140 gene encoding plant intracellular Ras-group-related LRR protein 1, with protein sequence MDPNPSNFPILSYVMNRLPSLGTKHTAPTTPIASDLHSIHIDAHPQPPSKSSTDPSSSSSQTTIVDHMPHLSDPKVLASMTRAISDVSQTRSVLKTLGDRPDHEAVDVSKARLAAVDSDLAKKLEELVLSPRPADVDRLQWRAHLAEREQECRESAEKEKQGYKAIVQLDELHSAYEKLLKDAEQRLVKIYESAEAGVIVEDDKVEEEGFTSDQVHEEVVGILQEASGTELDRVNLSGRRLRFLPEAFGRIRGLLMLDLSNNELQVIPDSIAGLEKLEELNLSSNLLEALPDSIGMLQNLKVLSAYGNKLSALPDSICQCRSLVELDVSFNGLTYLPTNIGFELVNLQKLSIQLNKIRSLPTSVCELRSLRYLDAHFNELRGLPLAFGRLTNLQILNLCSNFTDLTELPDTFGDLTNLKELDLSNNQIHALPDTFGRLDNLTKLNVDGNPLVLPPPDVVQQGVEAVKVFMAKRWLEILVEEERKSMLQVQEREETGWLTRSTSWLKDYVSGVSEYIGSPRTARDPILDQQL